The region GGCAACATGGCTGGCGGCTAGGCCTAAAACCCCCGTAGGCCATTGGGGATCGGTGAGTACTACTACCCCGGTGGTGGACAGGTCAATATTTTGGAGCCGTTGGTCAATTTCGGTGATGACGGATTTCTGCAGTCCCTTGCGTCTACTGTTGAGGGTTTCCGTTTCCGCGGCCAATTGATTGCAAATTTGTGGATCTCCGCTGGTGAGCAATTCCACCCCAAAGCTAGCATCCCCTTTAATGCGACTAATGGCGTTAATGCGGGGGCCAATACCAAAACCAATATCCGTGGGCCGATCGCCGTTACGGTTGCAAAGGTTAAGCAACGCATGGATACCAGGGCGGGTGGCGGTGCTTGGATCTTTTTGGGTACGAAGTTGGGCAATGCCCCGCTGGGCCAGGTAACGGCAATCCCCCTTCAGGGTGACTAAATCGGCAATCAAACCGATCGCCACTAAATCCAGTAACTTTTCCAAAGGTTGTTGGGGCACTGTGGGGTAATGGTCATAAAGAGCTTCCACCAATTTGAAAGCCACTGCAACCCCGGAAAGGTTAAACAGGGGATGGTCATCGGCAAAGTAACGGGGGTTAATAATCGCCACCACCTCCGGGCGATCGTCTGGCAATGTGTGGTGGTCAGTGACAATCACATCCATGCCCAACTGCCGAGCATAGAGAATTTCTGCCAAGTTGGTACTGCCGGTGTCACAGGTGACAATCAGCTTGGTGCCCTGGGCCGCTAAACGTTCTAGACCCGGTCGATTGAGCCCGTGAGATTCCCGCAAACGATTAGGAATGGTGTAACTCAACTGGTCAGCTTGGGGGAAAAACTGTCCCAATCCTTCCCATAACACCGCAGTGGAAGTAATGCCATCGGCATCGAAATCCCCCCAGATAGTTACCTTTTCCCTCTGTTCCATGGCCTGGCCCAACCGTTGTACGGCCCATTTCATTTCCTGGCCAAATTCCCAGGCACTAGTGGGAGTGTAATGCTCCGGCGTCACAAACCCGGCCAACTGATCCGCCGCTTGAATACCCCTTTGCCATAGCAACTGGGACGCAAATTTGCCGCTGGATTGGCCACAATGGCGACGTACTTGTTCGACGAAAATGGAGGGGGGGGTAACAGGGGGAATTAATTGCCAACGAAATTGGGCCATGGTCAAAGAATTGAAAGTGATTCCATGCTAACTTTTCCCCCTACTCCACAGTATGGCGGCTATCCACTCCAGCATTAATTTCCGTCAGGCTAGCTCGATATTGGGGAAATTGACCCATCAGTTGCTCCAATCGACGGCTATCAAAATCTTCCAATGCCTGGATAATGCCCCGGCCATAGGACTCTAAATCCTCCCAGCCATATTCCGTCCCCCAGCTTGCAAGGCGATCGCCAAAGTTTCTTAATTGTCGGGAAACGAGGGTGTGGCGTAAAGTGCTCCAAACGTTAGTTTCTTCCTGTTCTAGCAAGGAAATTAATTGTTGCCGTCGAGCTTGATCAATTAGGGGCACTGCCATAGAAGAGTGCTGACCAGATCTGCTTTGGTTAATTGAGCTGTTATCATCAGGGGCCATGTCCCCAGCCCTGGCCGGCAAAAATTTCTCCTTTGCACTGCTGGAGGCGATCGACCCATCCGAATTAACTCCATCGCCAGGGGAAAGACCGGACTCGGGCAAATTTTCCACCAAACGCACTGTCGGAAAACGCAAAATGAAAGTACTACCCTCCCCAGGTCGACTAAAAAGACTAATTTCTCCCCCCAACAATGAGGTTAAACGCTTGGTAATGGTCAAGCCTAAACCTGTGCCTCCATATTTGCGGGTGCTCTGTCCTTGACTCTGGGTGAAAACATCAAAAATCTTCGCTTGATCTTCCGGCGCAATGCCAATGCCAGTGTCAGTGACTTCAATGGCTAAAGAAATGTAGGTACCCTGGGAGCGGACTCGAATGTCTTCCACACCGATATAAATGAAAACCTGTCCCTCTTCGGTAAACTTAAGGGCATTACCCACTAAATTAAATAAAATTTGTCGCAGGCGTACCGCATCGAAATAAATAGGTTGGTTTAGACTTTCATCCACTTGGATAATTAACAGCAAACCTTTACTTTCAGCCTTGTAATCAAAAATTTGTTTGATTTCTCTAACGATTGTCCTTAAATCTACCGGCTCCAAATCAATTACTAATTTACCTGCTTCAATTTTAGAAATGTCTAAGATATCATCGATAAGTGCTAACAAAATCTTACTGCTAGAGCCAATGGTATTGAGGTATTTTTTTGTTTGGGACAAACTAAGATCTTTTTGTAAAAGTAAATCGCAAAAGCCTAGAATAGCATTCATT is a window of Synechocystis sp. PCC 7338 DNA encoding:
- the recJ gene encoding single-stranded-DNA-specific exonuclease RecJ, which produces MAQFRWQLIPPVTPPSIFVEQVRRHCGQSSGKFASQLLWQRGIQAADQLAGFVTPEHYTPTSAWEFGQEMKWAVQRLGQAMEQREKVTIWGDFDADGITSTAVLWEGLGQFFPQADQLSYTIPNRLRESHGLNRPGLERLAAQGTKLIVTCDTGSTNLAEILYARQLGMDVIVTDHHTLPDDRPEVVAIINPRYFADDHPLFNLSGVAVAFKLVEALYDHYPTVPQQPLEKLLDLVAIGLIADLVTLKGDCRYLAQRGIAQLRTQKDPSTATRPGIHALLNLCNRNGDRPTDIGFGIGPRINAISRIKGDASFGVELLTSGDPQICNQLAAETETLNSRRKGLQKSVITEIDQRLQNIDLSTTGVVVLTDPQWPTGVLGLAASHVAQTCGRPAILLNTQDGEIAKGSARSVANIDLYALLHSQRHLMLGFGGHPFAAGLSLPLDKLPLFTEAVNQQFWQSYGAQISLDPILSVDLQVTVADLGQDLFREFNLLEPYGMGNPAPQLLLEKVQVERPSFRNIKDRTGNKVSYLKTNFWLTEYPPQTDGDGQIIQCPGVWWGHHPDELPQNEPLDLVVELDFNTYDRRYEVRLIDFRLHQPQGITPSQTSSNLIDRRSPHCPDNGLSPQGHVLRTCPSSWSELRRAYQHAIAAQQPLVLAYHFLPQCPTALVAQLEEQWHGRKTAELSPLSLQKQWDFSHGLASQILILIKEHSPALTPGSAWPKALVRQIETLIAEEQFQKQYFSQVSLTPELLATVPDSP